From the genome of Flavobacterium luteolum, one region includes:
- a CDS encoding alpha/beta hydrolase translates to MKRAILVLLVAMKSILVNSQGYKTVSGLNYYSELICSKDEYLKDKCRLEIYYPENAKDAATIIWFHGGGLTNGQAEIPDALKKSSFIVVGVDYRLSPKVKAPGYIEDAAAAAAWVFENIHKYGGSPNKIFIAGHSAGGYLALMITLDKNYLLKYNIDADRVAGIVPLSGQAITHFTIRKEMGINETQPIIDKYAPLYFCRPSAPPILLITGDRELELLGRYEENAYLDRMLKLSGHQNTTLFELQGFDHNMTAPAFPLLVKFVRRISKTKKAD, encoded by the coding sequence ATGAAAAGAGCCATTTTAGTTTTATTGGTCGCGATGAAGAGTATTCTTGTGAATTCACAGGGATATAAAACAGTATCAGGCCTTAATTACTATTCCGAATTAATCTGCAGTAAAGATGAGTATCTTAAAGATAAATGCCGGTTAGAAATTTATTATCCGGAAAATGCTAAAGATGCCGCTACTATTATCTGGTTCCATGGCGGAGGTCTCACTAACGGACAGGCTGAAATACCTGATGCTCTAAAAAAAAGCAGTTTCATTGTTGTAGGTGTTGACTATAGATTGTCTCCAAAGGTGAAAGCCCCGGGTTATATTGAGGATGCTGCTGCTGCTGCTGCATGGGTTTTCGAGAATATTCATAAATATGGGGGCAGTCCAAATAAAATTTTCATAGCCGGACACTCTGCCGGCGGCTACTTAGCGCTGATGATTACTCTGGATAAAAATTATCTGCTGAAATACAATATTGATGCGGATCGTGTTGCGGGAATTGTTCCGCTGAGCGGTCAGGCAATAACTCATTTTACAATCAGGAAAGAGATGGGGATAAATGAAACCCAGCCCATAATTGATAAATACGCACCGCTTTATTTTTGCAGGCCATCCGCCCCTCCAATATTATTGATCACGGGTGACCGCGAGCTTGAACTTCTGGGTCGTTATGAAGAAAATGCATATCTGGATCGGATGCTCAAACTATCGGGCCACCAAAATACGACTTTGTTTGAGCTGCAGGGCTTTGACCACAATATGACTGCTCCGGCTTTTCCTCTTCTAGTCAAATTTGTGAGGAGAATCAGCAAAACAAAAAAAGCAGATTAA
- a CDS encoding TlpA family protein disulfide reductase: MKKVILLAVFVLSLTAWKSKSADYTLISGVITNKTEDFKIVSRDQSFSKTLKISADGHFQDTLRVKEGIYYLLNGKNYALLYVENGNDIKINADASDFYKTLKFSGKGSEICGYLLRKDQIKKDLIGPDQSSVYKLEETAFKAKFKEIKDKTQSVLVTSKGIPAAYAAKETRNIQYAYFAELEKYEKYHEYYTPMEGFKVSKDFLNDLAGLKLDNLEDFKFSEEYKKLLVSHYEKKASELEKTESIDADIALLKTYSTISNPLIRNQLLFESAEMGITYAEDLETYYKIFMGADSDEQHKNKITKTYNELVKVSKGRPSPKFAGYENNAGGTTSLESLKGKFVYIDVWATWCGPCKAEIPFLQKMEEKYHDKNIVFVSISVDKAKAHDKWKEMIEKQKMGGIQLIADKSFDSQFIKDYLIMAIPRFILIDPQGNIVSSNAPRPSDEAKLTSLFTKLGI; this comes from the coding sequence ATGAAAAAAGTAATACTGCTGGCAGTTTTTGTATTAAGCTTAACAGCATGGAAGTCGAAATCCGCAGACTACACTTTAATATCAGGCGTCATCACTAATAAAACCGAAGATTTTAAAATCGTAAGCAGGGACCAGTCATTTTCTAAGACTTTAAAAATCTCGGCAGATGGACACTTTCAAGATACCCTGCGTGTAAAGGAAGGCATATATTACCTGCTGAATGGTAAAAATTATGCATTATTATATGTGGAAAATGGAAATGATATTAAAATCAATGCAGATGCTTCAGATTTTTACAAAACATTAAAATTCTCTGGTAAAGGATCTGAGATATGCGGTTATCTACTTCGCAAGGATCAAATCAAAAAAGATTTAATCGGGCCTGACCAGTCGTCAGTTTATAAGTTGGAAGAGACTGCTTTTAAGGCAAAATTTAAAGAAATTAAGGACAAGACACAATCAGTGCTGGTTACTTCAAAAGGAATTCCTGCAGCTTATGCCGCGAAAGAAACCAGAAACATTCAGTACGCGTATTTCGCTGAGTTGGAAAAATACGAGAAATATCATGAGTATTATACACCGATGGAAGGCTTCAAAGTATCAAAAGACTTCTTGAATGATCTGGCAGGATTAAAGCTGGACAATTTGGAAGATTTCAAATTTTCTGAGGAATATAAAAAACTGCTTGTTTCTCATTATGAAAAGAAAGCCTCTGAACTGGAAAAGACAGAATCTATTGATGCAGATATAGCGCTTCTTAAAACATACAGCACAATTTCAAATCCGCTGATCAGGAATCAGCTTTTGTTTGAATCAGCAGAAATGGGAATTACTTATGCGGAAGATCTTGAAACCTATTACAAGATTTTCATGGGTGCAGATTCTGATGAGCAGCACAAAAATAAAATTACAAAAACATACAATGAACTGGTTAAAGTGTCCAAAGGGCGTCCTTCTCCAAAATTTGCTGGCTATGAGAACAATGCGGGAGGCACAACTTCTTTAGAAAGCCTGAAGGGAAAATTTGTATATATTGATGTCTGGGCAACATGGTGCGGGCCATGCAAGGCTGAAATTCCATTTCTGCAGAAAATGGAAGAGAAATATCATGATAAAAATATTGTTTTTGTAAGCATATCGGTAGACAAAGCCAAAGCACATGATAAATGGAAAGAAATGATTGAAAAGCAGAAAATGGGAGGAATTCAGCTTATTGCTGATAAATCTTTTGATTCGCAGTTTATAAAAGATTACCTGATCATGGCTATTCCTCGTTTTATTCTGATTGATCCTCAGGGGAATATTGTAAGTTCAAATGCACCGAGACCGTCTGACGAAGCAAAATTAACCAGCCTTTTTACTAAACTGGGCATTTAA
- a CDS encoding glycoside hydrolase family 2 TIM barrel-domain containing protein, producing the protein MKRTLVNLITSILLINNIKEQKKQFLIFAAMLIMTSNISIGQNAQREVSFNSSWLFINKDVCTADQSNYDDSSWRKLNLPHDWSIEDLPNQQAGQVVGPFSKKSIGKAATGWTVGGTAWYRKKFTLSPKDTGKNISIYFDGVYMNSDVWVNGRHAGYQPYGYSAFCYDITPFLNKDGKENVIAVKVRNEGKNSRWYSGSGIYRNVSLIITEPLHIQTWGVAVTTPEISAKQAKVNLQVKVTNHSEHSKSGILNTKIINSKGKVVSQSEKKYNIDAQQNGEISEQIEVQSPELWSVETPALYKAVTEILDGGKVIDRVETSFGIREIKFDGVNGFQLNGKKIILKGGCIHHDNGPLGAAAFERAEERKIEILKNSGFNAVRTSHNPPSQALLDACDRLGMLVMDEAFDMWVRPKNPEDYNLNFNEWWKKDLHAMLLRDRNHPSIIMWSIGNEIYEAPDLLGQEIGKTLADEVRKIDPTRPVTEAFVYLPGFTKKSLTAYIPHMDNIDVEGYNYFLEGSSVYFQRDSSVVNFVDRQNERQPDKTFVVTESLPFFALENYNKSLVSPYMIGSFKWTAFDYIGEAGIGKSRFKLKSRPDGSGIAGMGIFFKDEWPIFNAACGDFDLIGNKKAASYYQDVVWGISPLEILVHDAVPDGMKEAVSPWGFAEQRKSWTWPGQEGKKQLVYVYTKAQKVVLKINGKTAGEQNIAEGSVTAVFEVDYQPGIISAEGYNNGKKVYYKELKTSGEAAAIRLTADRKVLHKSSNDLAYISVEIVDKQGNLVPNIDDLEIEYKLDGNASIAGLGNGNPSDMSSFQGTSKKVFQGKGLVIIKADDSSGEVILTARANKLQESHIRIKIN; encoded by the coding sequence ATGAAAAGAACATTAGTAAACTTGATAACATCCATTTTGTTGATAAACAATATAAAAGAACAAAAGAAACAATTTCTAATTTTTGCAGCGATGCTTATAATGACATCAAATATTAGTATTGGCCAGAATGCGCAGCGAGAGGTCAGTTTTAACAGCAGCTGGCTTTTTATAAATAAAGATGTATGTACAGCTGATCAGAGTAATTATGATGACTCTTCATGGAGAAAACTTAATCTTCCCCATGACTGGAGTATCGAGGATCTGCCCAACCAGCAGGCCGGGCAGGTTGTCGGGCCATTTTCAAAAAAAAGCATTGGTAAGGCAGCAACAGGCTGGACAGTCGGAGGCACAGCTTGGTACAGGAAAAAATTTACCCTGTCGCCAAAAGACACGGGGAAAAATATTTCTATTTATTTTGATGGCGTTTACATGAATTCTGATGTATGGGTTAACGGCAGGCATGCAGGGTATCAGCCCTACGGGTATTCAGCTTTTTGCTATGATATTACACCATTTCTGAACAAGGATGGAAAAGAGAATGTAATTGCGGTAAAAGTGCGCAACGAAGGGAAAAACTCAAGATGGTACTCGGGATCGGGGATTTACCGCAACGTTTCTTTAATTATTACAGAGCCTCTGCATATACAGACCTGGGGAGTAGCTGTTACGACTCCTGAAATTTCTGCAAAACAGGCAAAAGTCAATCTACAGGTTAAGGTAACGAACCACTCAGAGCATTCCAAATCAGGTATATTGAATACAAAAATTATCAATTCTAAAGGAAAAGTTGTAAGCCAGTCTGAAAAAAAATACAATATTGACGCGCAGCAGAACGGAGAGATTTCTGAACAGATAGAGGTTCAGTCGCCAGAACTATGGTCGGTAGAGACCCCGGCTTTATATAAAGCGGTTACCGAAATATTGGATGGCGGCAAAGTTATCGATCGTGTGGAAACCAGTTTTGGAATCAGGGAAATTAAGTTTGACGGGGTGAACGGATTTCAGTTAAACGGCAAAAAGATAATTCTGAAAGGGGGCTGCATTCATCATGATAACGGGCCGCTGGGTGCGGCTGCATTTGAAAGAGCGGAAGAAAGAAAAATTGAGATATTAAAAAATAGCGGCTTTAATGCGGTCAGAACGAGTCACAATCCTCCTTCCCAGGCTTTACTGGATGCCTGTGACCGGTTAGGAATGCTGGTTATGGATGAAGCTTTTGATATGTGGGTAAGACCCAAAAATCCGGAAGATTATAATCTTAATTTTAATGAATGGTGGAAAAAGGATCTGCATGCAATGCTGCTTCGAGACAGGAATCATCCTTCGATCATTATGTGGAGTATCGGAAATGAAATTTATGAAGCTCCGGATTTATTAGGGCAGGAAATAGGGAAAACATTGGCGGATGAAGTAAGAAAAATTGATCCTACAAGACCGGTTACAGAAGCTTTTGTATATCTGCCTGGGTTTACAAAAAAGTCACTCACCGCATACATTCCTCATATGGATAATATAGATGTTGAAGGGTACAATTATTTTTTAGAAGGAAGTTCTGTATATTTTCAGAGAGACAGTTCTGTAGTAAATTTCGTGGACAGGCAGAATGAAAGACAGCCTGATAAAACTTTCGTCGTTACAGAATCTCTTCCGTTTTTTGCTCTGGAAAATTATAATAAGTCGCTAGTGAGCCCCTATATGATTGGAAGTTTTAAATGGACTGCATTTGATTATATAGGTGAAGCTGGAATTGGTAAATCACGATTTAAGCTAAAGTCAAGACCAGATGGATCAGGGATAGCTGGAATGGGAATATTTTTTAAAGACGAATGGCCGATTTTTAATGCAGCATGCGGTGATTTTGATTTAATTGGAAATAAAAAAGCAGCCTCATATTATCAGGATGTGGTCTGGGGCATAAGCCCTTTAGAAATTCTTGTGCATGATGCAGTGCCTGATGGAATGAAAGAGGCAGTTTCTCCATGGGGGTTTGCCGAACAAAGAAAATCATGGACATGGCCGGGACAAGAAGGCAAAAAACAGTTAGTTTATGTTTATACCAAAGCACAGAAAGTAGTTTTGAAAATAAATGGTAAGACTGCTGGAGAGCAGAATATTGCTGAGGGGTCCGTCACTGCTGTCTTTGAGGTAGATTATCAGCCTGGAATCATTTCTGCTGAAGGTTACAATAACGGCAAAAAAGTTTATTACAAAGAATTAAAAACTTCTGGAGAGGCTGCTGCGATCCGTTTGACAGCAGATCGAAAAGTGCTTCATAAATCTTCAAATGATCTTGCCTACATATCGGTAGAGATAGTAGATAAACAGGGCAACTTAGTGCCTAATATTGATGATCTTGAAATCGAATATAAACTCGATGGTAATGCTTCAATTGCCGGGTTAGGTAACGGCAATCCGTCTGATATGAGCAGTTTTCAGGGCACTTCCAAAAAAGTTTTTCAAGGAAAAGGACTGGTTATTATAAAGGCTGATGACAGCAGCGGGGAGGTTATTCTTACTGCCAGAGCAAATAAACTTCAAGAATCTCACATAAGGATCAAAATAAATTAA
- a CDS encoding NUDIX hydrolase, with translation MEDFEAIEDFMMNGHKVYLPHMSIECVVFGYENRHLKVLLVKLRNVGWGVPSGYILKEEGLTQAAKRILNERTSLDNIFLKQFHVFGDSKYRISKRDDEIWDRLPENNWLADRTLAVGFYAIIDCSAANIKQDILIEDYKWVEVNEIPDNLLLDHNEIIAEALNTMRKQIFNEPIGYNLLPEKFTLPEIQILYETVLNKTFDRRNFSNKLIAMEIIVKLNEKRNIGQHRSPFLYSFHETNYLNALNEGVVQAL, from the coding sequence ATGGAAGATTTTGAAGCTATAGAAGACTTTATGATGAATGGACATAAAGTTTATTTACCTCATATGTCTATAGAATGTGTTGTATTTGGATATGAAAATCGTCATTTAAAAGTATTATTGGTAAAATTAAGAAATGTTGGCTGGGGAGTTCCCAGCGGTTATATTCTTAAAGAAGAGGGTTTGACGCAAGCTGCTAAAAGGATTTTAAATGAACGAACATCTCTGGATAATATTTTCTTAAAACAATTTCATGTTTTTGGAGATTCCAAATACAGAATCTCAAAACGAGATGATGAAATTTGGGATAGGCTTCCGGAAAACAACTGGCTGGCAGACAGAACTCTGGCGGTTGGGTTTTATGCGATAATAGACTGCTCGGCTGCAAATATTAAACAAGATATTTTAATAGAAGACTACAAATGGGTTGAGGTAAATGAAATACCTGACAATTTATTATTAGATCATAATGAGATTATCGCAGAGGCTCTAAACACAATGCGAAAACAGATATTTAATGAGCCGATAGGATATAACCTGCTGCCTGAAAAATTTACCTTACCTGAAATTCAGATTTTGTACGAGACTGTTTTGAATAAAACTTTCGATCGGCGAAATTTCTCCAATAAATTGATTGCAATGGAAATTATTGTGAAGCTAAATGAAAAAAGAAATATTGGGCAGCACCGTTCGCCGTTTCTTTATAGTTTTCATGAAACCAATTATTTAAATGCACTCAATGAAGGCGTAGTCCAGGCCTTATAA